One window of Brevibacillus choshinensis genomic DNA carries:
- the rnhA gene encoding ribonuclease HI, which produces MTIRDVQIYTDGACSGNPGPGGWGAVLMYGQHIKEMSGAELNTTNNRMELQAAIEALSVLKEPCQVTLYSDSAYLVNCFLQDWYKGWLKNGWKNSKGQPVENQDLWKELLRLMDTHKVQYVKVKGHADNKWNNRCDELATGAIKQL; this is translated from the coding sequence ATGACGATACGTGACGTTCAAATTTATACAGATGGTGCATGCTCTGGCAACCCGGGACCGGGTGGTTGGGGAGCTGTCCTGATGTACGGACAGCATATAAAAGAAATGTCTGGTGCGGAATTAAATACAACAAACAACCGGATGGAGCTGCAGGCAGCTATTGAAGCTCTATCGGTTTTAAAAGAGCCTTGTCAAGTCACCTTGTACAGTGACAGTGCTTACCTGGTCAATTGCTTTTTGCAGGACTGGTACAAAGGCTGGTTGAAAAATGGCTGGAAAAACAGCAAGGGACAGCCAGTGGAAAATCAGGATTTGTGGAAAGAACTGCTTCGTTTGATGGACACGCATAAGGTGCAGTACGTGAAAGTAAAAGGACATGCCGACAACAAGTGGAACAATCGCTGTGATGAGTTGGCGACAGGAGCGATCAAGCAGCTGTGA